The window ATGGCTTTGACCCCTCTACTTTTCAATTGATCTACCTGATCCTTCATTAGGGCAATTAATGGACTAACCACTAAACATAATCCTTCTTTCATCAGGGCGGGTACCTGAAAACAAATGGACTTCCCTCCACCTGTAGGCAGTAACACCAAGGAATCCTCTCCTTCAGAAATAGCTTTAACTATCTCTCCCTGAAGGGGACGGAAATCTTGGTACCCAAAGAATTTCTTTAGGATGGCCAAAGCTGAAGTATCTTGTTTATCCATAGAATGGCAATTGAACTGCTGATTGCATACAATTTTTATCCAAATTACGCTTCATCGGCTCCATTCACAAGGCCTGCTCTTATTTGTTGAAACTTATTTTAATGGCACTTTTGGAAAAGGGATCATGAAGGCTAGTTTCTTGGTGGGGCCACCAATTTCCTTTTTCCCAAAAAAACAAAGTTACTCCTTGTGGAGCAGCTGGTGTAAATGTATCGGCGTCCAGTAGCAATTCCTTATTTCCCGGCAGCGAGATGCTACACAACCCATCCTTTACCCAAAAAGCAAGAGGCTTTGGAGATAATCCCATTTCTTTAATCCTGTGAGGCAGAATATTAAAATTCATTTCTGTAGAATCAAGCTCCCATTCAATGGTATAAAGCTGGCCTTTGTGGCTATAATCCATAACCACTCCTTGTTTTAGCTTGTAGATGACCATGTACTCCTCGGACCCCTTCTCTAAACTTACAACCAATCGATAAAACCCCAAAATAACAACCATGACAAACATCGCAATAAACTGATGCCTCTTCTTGTCTGCAATCCAGTGGTAAAGACAAAAAAAGAGGGCCCAGAACAAAATCATTTCAGGCCAATCCATATACAAGCCGTCCATTCGAGCAAAGGGGAGTTTCTGCAAACCAAATATCCCAAGGTTAAGAAATTGTATGGTATAACCCAACAACCAACTTAGGGCTTGGGCCATACCGGGAATGGCTCCAAACAATAAGAAAGGAACACCTATGGACATGATCACAAAGGCTGCAGGAATTGCTAGTAGGTTGGTTAAAATAAAGTAGGTTGGGAATACATGGAAATAATGAACTGCAAGGGGAAAAGTGGCCAACTGTGCTGCCAGACCAACGCTGGTAATATCCCATAGGTAACGGAGCCATTTGCTTTTTGGATGCCAAATTTTTCTAATAATCGGTTGAAATAATAAGATCCCTAATAAGGCTATATAACTTAGTTGAAACCCTACAGTATAGATCAGAAAAGGATCATATACCAAAAGCAATAAAGCAGAAAGGGCCAAGGGGTTAAAAATCGAAGGGTTTCTCGAATTCATTTGTGCCATGCATATAAATGTAAACATGGTCGCAGACCTAAGTACTGAAGG of the Cyclobacterium marinum DSM 745 genome contains:
- a CDS encoding ComEC/Rec2 family competence protein, with the protein product MKFNEFPFVRYTIFFVAGVLLYPITKQFLGDAILAGLLSCLIGYIGITFAYNPNRRVYFKLILPLLAYFCLLFSGMYVASLRDVSFMPDHLIHFSKINSYLAEVKEVDQIKPNSRGNRLSVKAVETEDGWLPAQGEVQIYHQSALPLEPGAVIHVNGPPHIIAPPSNPAMFDYSEYMARKGIYFRHFIGQQFKLVSRPEKGAWSSVILAYRQYLEERINTYIRDPNAKQIALALLLGQKQDLENGLREAYATAGAMHILAVSGLHVGIVYGFFFLLFKPSKMKGLKRAAYLSVIVGVIWFYAILTGLSPSVLRSATMFTFICMAQMNSRNPSIFNPLALSALLLLVYDPFLIYTVGFQLSYIALLGILLFQPIIRKIWHPKSKWLRYLWDITSVGLAAQLATFPLAVHYFHVFPTYFILTNLLAIPAAFVIMSIGVPFLLFGAIPGMAQALSWLLGYTIQFLNLGIFGLQKLPFARMDGLYMDWPEMILFWALFFCLYHWIADKKRHQFIAMFVMVVILGFYRLVVSLEKGSEEYMVIYKLKQGVVMDYSHKGQLYTIEWELDSTEMNFNILPHRIKEMGLSPKPLAFWVKDGLCSISLPGNKELLLDADTFTPAAPQGVTLFFWEKGNWWPHQETSLHDPFSKSAIKISFNK